One Saccharopolyspora erythraea NRRL 2338 genomic region harbors:
- the scpA gene encoding methylmalonyl-CoA mutase: MTAHEHEPIPSFAGVELGEPAPAPAGRWNDALLAETGKEADALVWEAPEGIGVKPLYTEADTRGLDFLRTYPGIAPFLRGPYPTMYVNQPWTVRQYAGFSTAEQSNAFYRRNLAAGQKGLSVAFDLATHRGYDSDHPRVGGDVGMAGVAIDSIYDMRRLFDGIPLDRMSVSMTMNGAVLPVMALYIVAAEEQGVAPEKLAGTIQNDILKEFMVRNTYIYPPQPSMRIISDIFAYASRRMPKFNSISISGYHIQEAGATADLELAYTLADGVEYLRAGRQAGLDIDSFAPRLSFFWGIGMNFAMEVAKLRAARLLWAKLVKRFEPSDPKSLSLRTHSQTSGWSLTAQDVYNNVVRTCVEAMAATQGHTQSLHTNALDEALALPTDFSARIARNTQLVLQQESGTTRVIDPWGGSHYIERLTQDLAERAWAHITEVEDAGGMAQAIDAGIPKMRIEEAAARTQARIDSGRQPLIGVNKYRYDGDEQIEVLKVDNAGVRAQQLDKLRRLREERDSEACETALRRLTGAAEAALEDNRPDDLAHNLLTLAVDAARHKATVGEISDALEKVFGRHSGQIRTISGVYREESGTSESLERARRKVEEFDEAEGRRPRILVAKMGQDGHDRGQKVIATAFADIGFDVDVGPLFQTPAEVARQAVESDVHVVGVSSLAAGHLTLVPALRDELAGLGRSDIMIVVGGVIPPADFDALRQGGASAIFPPGTVIADAALGLLDQLRAVLDHPAPGEPAGESDGARGGSPGETSSAG; this comes from the coding sequence GTGACCGCCCACGAGCACGAACCGATCCCCAGCTTCGCCGGCGTGGAGCTGGGCGAGCCCGCCCCCGCGCCTGCCGGGCGGTGGAACGACGCGCTGCTGGCCGAGACCGGCAAGGAGGCCGACGCCCTGGTGTGGGAGGCGCCCGAGGGCATCGGCGTCAAGCCGCTCTACACCGAGGCCGACACCCGCGGGCTGGACTTCCTGCGCACCTACCCGGGAATCGCGCCGTTCCTGCGCGGCCCGTACCCGACGATGTATGTCAACCAGCCGTGGACGGTGCGCCAGTACGCGGGGTTCTCCACCGCCGAGCAGTCCAACGCCTTCTACCGCCGCAACCTCGCCGCCGGGCAGAAGGGCCTGTCGGTGGCCTTCGACCTGGCCACCCACCGCGGCTACGACTCCGACCACCCGCGCGTCGGCGGTGACGTCGGCATGGCGGGCGTGGCGATCGACTCCATCTACGACATGCGCCGGCTCTTCGACGGCATCCCGCTGGACAGGATGAGCGTGTCGATGACGATGAACGGCGCCGTGCTGCCGGTGATGGCGCTCTACATCGTCGCCGCCGAGGAACAGGGCGTGGCGCCGGAGAAGCTGGCCGGGACCATCCAGAACGACATCCTCAAGGAGTTCATGGTCCGCAACACCTACATCTACCCGCCGCAGCCGTCGATGCGGATCATCTCCGACATCTTCGCCTACGCCTCGCGGCGGATGCCGAAGTTCAACTCGATCTCCATCTCCGGCTACCACATCCAGGAGGCCGGGGCGACCGCCGACCTGGAGCTGGCCTACACCCTCGCGGACGGCGTGGAGTACCTGCGCGCCGGGCGGCAGGCGGGCCTGGACATCGACTCCTTCGCCCCGCGGCTGTCGTTCTTCTGGGGCATCGGGATGAACTTCGCGATGGAGGTCGCCAAGCTGCGCGCGGCCCGGCTGCTGTGGGCCAAGCTGGTCAAGCGCTTCGAGCCGTCGGACCCGAAGTCGCTGTCGCTGCGCACCCACTCGCAGACCTCGGGCTGGTCGCTGACCGCCCAGGACGTCTACAACAACGTCGTGCGCACGTGCGTGGAGGCGATGGCCGCCACCCAGGGCCACACCCAGTCGCTGCACACCAACGCCCTGGACGAGGCGCTGGCGCTGCCGACCGACTTCTCCGCGCGCATCGCCCGCAACACCCAGCTGGTGCTCCAGCAGGAGTCCGGCACCACCCGCGTCATCGACCCGTGGGGCGGCTCGCACTACATCGAGCGGCTGACCCAGGACCTCGCCGAACGCGCGTGGGCCCACATCACCGAGGTCGAGGACGCCGGCGGCATGGCCCAGGCCATCGACGCCGGTATCCCGAAGATGCGCATCGAGGAGGCCGCCGCGCGGACGCAGGCGCGCATCGACTCCGGCCGCCAGCCGCTCATCGGCGTCAACAAGTACCGCTACGACGGCGACGAGCAGATCGAGGTCCTCAAGGTCGACAACGCCGGCGTGCGGGCCCAGCAGCTGGACAAGCTGCGGCGGCTGCGCGAGGAACGCGACTCCGAGGCGTGCGAGACCGCACTGCGCAGGCTGACCGGCGCCGCCGAGGCCGCGCTGGAGGACAACCGGCCCGACGACCTCGCGCACAACCTGCTGACGCTGGCCGTGGACGCCGCGCGGCACAAGGCCACCGTCGGCGAGATCTCCGACGCGCTGGAGAAGGTCTTCGGCCGCCACTCCGGCCAGATCCGTACGATTTCCGGCGTGTACCGGGAGGAGTCGGGTACCTCGGAGTCGCTGGAGCGCGCCCGCCGCAAGGTCGAGGAGTTCGACGAGGCAGAGGGCAGGCGCCCGCGCATCCTGGTGGCCAAGATGGGCCAGGACGGCCACGACCGCGGCCAGAAGGTCATCGCCACCGCCTTCGCCGACATCGGCTTCGACGTCGACGTGGGCCCGCTGTTCCAGACCCCGGCCGAGGTCGCCCGCCAGGCGGTCGAGTCCGACGTGCACGTCGTCGGGGTGTCGTCGCTGGCCGCGGGCCACCTGACGCTGGTGCCCGCGCTGCGCGACGAGCTGGCCGGGCTCGGCCGCTCCGACATCATGATCGTTGTCGGCGGCGTGATCCCGCCCGCCGACTTCGACGCGCTGCGCCAGGGCGGAGCCAGCGCGATCTTCCCGCCGGGAACCGTGATCGCCGACGCCGCGCTCGGACTGCTCGACCAGCTCCGCGCGGTGCTCGACCACCCCGCGCCCGGCGAGCCTGCCGGCGAGTCGGACGGCGCCCGAGGCGGTTCCCCCGGCGAGACGTCGAGCGCGGGCTGA
- the meaB gene encoding methylmalonyl Co-A mutase-associated GTPase MeaB has product MPREIDVQDYAKGVLGGSRAKLAQAITLVESTRAEHRAKAQELLVELLPHSGGAHRVGITGVPGVGKSTFIESLGTMLTAQGHRVAVLAVDPSSTRSGGSILGDKTRMPKLASDSGAFVRPSPSAGTLGGVARATRETIVLMEAAGFDVVLVETVGVGQSEVAVAGMVDCFLLLTLARTGDQLQGIKKGVLELADLVAVNKADGPHEGEARKAARELRGALRLLTPVSTSWRPPVVTCSGLTGAGLDTLWEQVEQHRATLTETGELAEKRSRQQVDWTWALVRDQLMSDLTRHPAVRRIVDEVESDVRAGELTAGIAAERLLDAFRER; this is encoded by the coding sequence ATGCCGCGCGAGATCGACGTCCAGGACTACGCCAAGGGCGTGCTCGGCGGCTCGCGCGCCAAGCTGGCGCAGGCGATCACGCTGGTGGAGTCGACCAGGGCCGAGCACCGCGCGAAAGCCCAGGAACTGCTCGTCGAGCTGCTGCCGCACAGCGGTGGGGCGCACCGGGTGGGCATCACCGGCGTGCCCGGCGTCGGCAAGTCGACGTTCATCGAGTCGCTGGGCACGATGCTGACCGCGCAGGGGCACCGGGTCGCGGTGCTGGCGGTCGACCCGTCGTCCACGCGCAGCGGCGGCAGCATCCTGGGCGACAAGACGCGGATGCCCAAGCTCGCCTCCGACTCCGGCGCGTTCGTGCGGCCCTCCCCCTCGGCGGGCACGCTCGGCGGCGTCGCGCGCGCGACCCGCGAGACGATCGTGCTGATGGAGGCGGCCGGATTCGACGTCGTGCTCGTGGAAACGGTGGGCGTCGGCCAGTCCGAGGTCGCCGTGGCGGGAATGGTCGACTGCTTCCTGCTGCTGACGCTGGCCCGCACCGGCGACCAGTTGCAGGGCATCAAGAAGGGTGTGTTGGAGCTGGCCGACCTTGTCGCGGTGAACAAGGCCGACGGACCGCACGAGGGCGAGGCGCGCAAGGCGGCCCGCGAGCTGCGCGGCGCGCTGCGGCTGCTGACCCCGGTCAGCACGTCGTGGAGACCCCCGGTGGTGACCTGCAGCGGCCTGACCGGAGCGGGCCTGGACACGCTCTGGGAGCAGGTCGAGCAGCACCGCGCCACCCTCACCGAGACCGGCGAGCTGGCCGAGAAGCGCAGCCGCCAGCAGGTCGACTGGACCTGGGCGCTGGTGCGCGACCAGCTCATGTCCGACCTGACCCGGCACCCGGCGGTGCGCCGCATCGTCGACGAGGTCGAATCCGACGTGCGGGCCGGGGAACTGACCGCGGGCATCGCCGCCGAGCGGCTGCTCGACGCCTTCCGGGAGCGCTGA
- a CDS encoding GntR family transcriptional regulator, whose protein sequence is MLAVTVDPNSAVAPFEQVRTQIAQQINDRVLPVGTKLPTVRRLAADLGIAANTAAKAYRELEQAGLIETRGRAGTFVGSAGERSNERAAEAAAEYARTVAALGIPREEALAIVRAALRA, encoded by the coding sequence ATGCTGGCCGTCACCGTCGACCCCAACTCCGCTGTCGCACCGTTCGAGCAGGTGCGCACGCAGATCGCGCAGCAGATCAACGACCGCGTCCTGCCGGTCGGAACCAAGCTGCCCACCGTGCGCCGGCTGGCGGCCGACCTCGGCATCGCGGCCAACACCGCGGCCAAGGCCTACCGCGAGCTGGAGCAGGCGGGACTGATCGAAACCCGTGGCCGCGCGGGAACCTTCGTGGGCTCGGCGGGCGAGCGCAGCAACGAGCGCGCGGCCGAGGCCGCCGCCGAGTACGCCCGGACCGTCGCCGCGCTGGGCATCCCCCGCGAGGAGGCACTTGCCATCGTGCGCGCGGCCCTGCGCGCGTAG
- a CDS encoding DUF305 domain-containing protein has protein sequence MQLGATARRLGTGTAAVFAVVLAAGLLGACSTPEPPPAPVVLPGAPGDEPKVATGEEVQGLGRPAPPGEAEATYVAMMIPHHEQALEMTALAPERAQHPQVRALAERIGGAQKPEIDMMRGWQATHGAQGRTGHGGDTGHGGHTGGADTGHATGTGHTGADPAHAAMPGMATPEQLAELAAARGADFDRLFLRLMTAHHEGAVTMATDLLTRGVDEQVHAMAQDVLVTQTDEIATMRALSAEVG, from the coding sequence ATGCAGCTCGGCGCAACCGCGAGGAGGCTCGGCACCGGGACGGCGGCGGTGTTCGCGGTGGTTCTCGCGGCGGGGCTGCTCGGCGCGTGCTCGACCCCGGAACCGCCGCCTGCACCGGTGGTGTTGCCGGGCGCGCCCGGCGACGAGCCGAAGGTCGCGACCGGCGAGGAAGTCCAGGGGCTCGGCCGGCCGGCACCTCCTGGCGAGGCCGAAGCGACCTACGTCGCGATGATGATCCCGCACCACGAGCAGGCGCTGGAGATGACCGCCCTGGCCCCGGAGCGGGCGCAGCACCCGCAGGTGCGGGCGCTGGCCGAACGCATCGGGGGAGCGCAGAAGCCGGAGATCGACATGATGCGCGGCTGGCAGGCGACCCACGGCGCGCAGGGGCGGACCGGGCATGGCGGCGACACCGGCCATGGCGGGCACACCGGCGGCGCGGACACCGGGCACGCCACCGGCACCGGGCACACCGGCGCGGACCCCGCGCACGCCGCGATGCCGGGCATGGCAACGCCCGAGCAGCTCGCCGAGCTGGCCGCCGCCCGCGGCGCCGACTTCGACCGGCTCTTCCTGCGGCTGATGACCGCCCATCACGAGGGCGCGGTGACCATGGCGACCGACCTGCTCACCCGCGGCGTCGACGAACAGGTGCACGCGATGGCCCAGGACGTGCTGGTCACCCAGACCGACGAGATCGCCACCATGCGCGCCCTGTCCGCCGAGGTCGGCTGA
- a CDS encoding LVIVD repeat-containing protein translates to MAGVLAGVVPLVLGLLATPSLADTPGSEHPEDPGAGVVSAQAVAREVIKSKNIKHTAHLPKQAPFDNIESVGTDIAFKGRHAFVGNYGGFVVYDIAKPDKPQIVTQVACPGGQGDVSISGNLLFVSTDYPRSNNTCQSEATTAADPNGWEGMKVFDVSDPAKPRYVSSIATACGSHTHTLVPDKAGKAVYLYVSSYAPKPEFPNCQPPHDKISIIKVPLDNPAEPVLLDAPVVFPDGGNPGQPGGIRETSGCHDITVFPSKDLAAGACMGDGVLFDISDREKPRVVNQVRDDQNFAFWHSATFNNEGTKVVFTDELGGGSAATCDAPTGPKRGANGIYDIVGSGAESKLEFRSYYKIPRHQAATENCVAHNGSLIPVPGKDIMVQAWYQGGVSVWEFTDSAQPKEIAFFDRTPFDPGKLQTAGSWSAYYYNGRVFSSGIQEGLDVLDIKDRRTDPAKRVRFEEFNPQTQPVYAD, encoded by the coding sequence GTGGCGGGCGTTCTCGCCGGTGTGGTTCCCCTGGTCCTCGGTCTGCTGGCGACACCGTCGCTGGCCGACACCCCCGGTAGCGAGCATCCGGAGGACCCCGGCGCGGGCGTGGTCTCGGCGCAGGCCGTCGCGCGCGAGGTGATCAAGAGCAAGAACATCAAGCACACCGCGCACCTGCCCAAGCAGGCGCCGTTCGACAACATCGAGTCCGTCGGCACCGACATCGCCTTCAAGGGCAGGCACGCCTTCGTCGGCAACTACGGCGGGTTCGTCGTCTACGACATCGCCAAGCCCGACAAGCCGCAGATCGTCACGCAGGTGGCCTGCCCCGGTGGCCAGGGCGACGTCTCGATCAGCGGGAACCTGCTGTTCGTCTCCACCGACTACCCGCGCTCCAACAACACCTGCCAGAGCGAGGCGACCACCGCCGCCGACCCCAACGGGTGGGAGGGCATGAAGGTCTTCGACGTCAGCGACCCGGCCAAGCCGCGCTACGTCTCCTCCATCGCGACAGCCTGCGGTTCGCACACCCACACCCTGGTGCCCGACAAGGCGGGCAAGGCGGTGTACCTCTACGTCTCCTCCTACGCGCCCAAGCCGGAGTTCCCGAACTGCCAGCCGCCGCACGACAAGATCTCAATCATCAAGGTGCCGCTGGACAACCCGGCCGAACCGGTCTTGCTCGACGCTCCGGTCGTGTTCCCGGACGGCGGCAACCCCGGTCAGCCCGGCGGCATCCGGGAGACCTCGGGCTGCCACGACATCACGGTGTTCCCGTCCAAGGACCTCGCGGCGGGCGCGTGCATGGGTGACGGCGTGCTGTTCGACATCTCCGACCGGGAGAAGCCGCGCGTCGTCAACCAGGTCCGCGACGACCAGAACTTCGCGTTCTGGCACTCGGCGACCTTCAACAACGAGGGCACCAAGGTCGTGTTCACCGACGAGCTCGGCGGTGGCAGTGCGGCGACCTGCGACGCCCCGACCGGCCCGAAGCGCGGCGCCAACGGCATCTACGACATCGTCGGCTCCGGTGCGGAATCCAAGCTGGAGTTCCGCAGCTACTACAAGATCCCGCGCCACCAGGCCGCCACGGAGAACTGCGTGGCGCACAACGGTTCCCTGATCCCGGTCCCGGGCAAGGACATCATGGTGCAGGCCTGGTACCAGGGCGGCGTCTCGGTGTGGGAGTTCACCGACTCGGCGCAGCCGAAGGAGATCGCCTTCTTCGACCGCACCCCGTTCGACCCGGGCAAGCTGCAGACCGCCGGGTCGTGGTCGGCGTACTACTACAACGGCCGCGTCTTCTCCAGCGGCATCCAGGAGGGCCTGGACGTGCTGGACATCAAGGACCGGCGGACCGACCCCGCCAAGCGGGTGCGCTTCGAGGAGTTCAACCCGCAGACCCAGCCCGTGTACGCGGACTGA
- a CDS encoding helix-turn-helix domain-containing protein, producing the protein MTEEMYSVEQVAEQLGLHVRTVRGYIRSGRLKAVRIGKQYRIARSDLAELTGRTRPATAGPGGSAEVSSIVQVDGVDRAAADRLGTLVLAGANTSRGSAHPLRIQTVHDEERNRMKIVVLGSPGDTAEVLQLLEAVLDGDNGLFSREAGDA; encoded by the coding sequence ATGACGGAAGAAATGTACTCGGTCGAGCAGGTCGCCGAACAGCTCGGCCTGCACGTGCGCACGGTGCGCGGCTACATCCGCTCCGGGCGCCTCAAGGCGGTGCGCATCGGCAAGCAGTACCGGATCGCCCGCTCCGACCTCGCGGAGCTGACCGGGCGGACGCGACCGGCGACCGCGGGGCCCGGCGGTTCCGCGGAGGTGTCGAGCATCGTGCAGGTGGACGGCGTCGACCGGGCCGCGGCCGACCGGCTGGGCACGCTCGTGCTGGCCGGGGCCAACACCTCCCGCGGTTCCGCGCACCCGCTGCGCATCCAGACCGTGCACGACGAGGAGCGCAACCGGATGAAGATCGTGGTCCTCGGCAGTCCCGGCGACACCGCCGAGGTGCTGCAACTGCTCGAAGCCGTCCTGGACGGCGACAACGGCCTGTTCTCCCGGGAGGCGGGCGATGCCTGA
- a CDS encoding DUF4180 domain-containing protein, with the protein MPDLTQERAGVPVLVCDPDGPPVATEQDVLDLIGATYFGAEVVAVPVSRLPERFFTLSTRFAGEVMQKFANYRLRLAVVGDISRHLAASSALRALVHESNRGEQVWFVPDLDSLDARLRGAA; encoded by the coding sequence ATGCCTGACCTGACGCAGGAACGGGCCGGGGTGCCGGTGCTGGTGTGCGACCCGGACGGACCGCCGGTGGCCACCGAGCAGGACGTGCTCGACCTGATCGGCGCGACCTACTTCGGCGCCGAGGTCGTGGCCGTACCCGTGAGCAGGCTCCCCGAGCGCTTCTTCACGCTGAGCACCCGATTCGCGGGCGAGGTCATGCAGAAGTTCGCCAACTACCGGCTGCGCCTGGCCGTCGTGGGCGACATCTCGCGGCACCTGGCGGCGAGCTCGGCGCTGCGCGCGCTGGTGCACGAGTCGAACCGGGGCGAACAGGTGTGGTTCGTCCCCGACCTCGACTCCCTCGACGCGCGTCTGCGCGGCGCCGCCTGA
- a CDS encoding AAA family ATPase, whose protein sequence is MPAVVWLLGTSGVGKSTAGYRLLAELADRGVVAAFVDADQLRLAAGVRASETRLVATGLRALVPGYREAGARLLIVAGLADDREHLARLLPGVPRERVLACHLHADAEVLRARIRQRAWLAEQAELAVDYAAAIDPSLADLRVDTSGLTPDEVSRRLATAALAHVERAATAADHEPAGPAATDPPVGVVLVTGPGGVGSSTVGFQTFMRLANEGSGVAYLDAHQLGFVGADPRGRQLAPLRARNARAVIGALAAHGARTVIVTADIATVREFGGSVREGLDVATFVLRAAPRTLAARIRRRARGDGPPIAGDHRRGLAGRALDESIAASVDEAARLDEDLPGAHPLCTDDIDPADLAAWIAERTGRAPR, encoded by the coding sequence GTGCCTGCCGTCGTGTGGTTGCTGGGGACCTCCGGAGTGGGGAAGTCCACCGCCGGCTACCGGTTGCTCGCCGAGCTGGCCGACCGCGGCGTGGTCGCCGCGTTCGTCGACGCCGACCAGCTCCGCCTCGCGGCCGGCGTGCGGGCGTCGGAGACGCGGCTGGTCGCCACCGGACTGCGCGCGCTCGTGCCCGGCTACCGGGAAGCCGGCGCCCGGTTGCTGATCGTCGCCGGTCTGGCCGACGATCGGGAGCACCTCGCCCGGCTGCTTCCCGGCGTGCCGCGCGAGCGCGTCCTCGCATGCCACCTCCACGCCGATGCCGAGGTGCTCCGCGCTCGCATCCGGCAGCGGGCATGGTTGGCCGAGCAGGCCGAACTGGCCGTCGACTACGCCGCGGCGATCGACCCGTCCCTGGCCGACCTGCGCGTCGACACCAGCGGGCTGACGCCCGATGAGGTGTCGCGACGCCTGGCGACGGCCGCGCTCGCGCACGTCGAACGAGCGGCCACCGCAGCGGACCACGAACCGGCGGGCCCTGCCGCGACCGATCCGCCCGTCGGCGTCGTACTCGTGACCGGGCCGGGCGGAGTGGGCTCGTCGACGGTCGGGTTCCAGACCTTCATGCGGCTGGCGAACGAGGGGAGCGGCGTCGCCTACCTGGACGCGCACCAGCTCGGATTCGTCGGCGCCGATCCGCGCGGGCGTCAGCTCGCACCGCTGCGGGCGCGGAACGCGCGAGCCGTGATCGGCGCGCTCGCCGCGCACGGTGCACGAACCGTCATCGTCACCGCCGACATCGCCACGGTGCGCGAATTCGGGGGTTCGGTGCGGGAAGGGCTCGACGTCGCCACCTTCGTCCTGCGGGCCGCGCCGCGCACGCTGGCCGCGCGGATCAGGCGACGTGCCCGAGGAGACGGGCCGCCGATCGCCGGTGACCACCGACGCGGTCTCGCCGGACGTGCCCTGGACGAGTCGATCGCCGCGAGCGTCGACGAGGCCGCCCGCCTCGACGAAGACCTTCCCGGCGCGCACCCGCTCTGCACCGATGACATCGATCCTGCCGATCTCGCGGCGTGGATCGCCGAGAGGACCGGTCGCGCCCCCAGGTGA
- a CDS encoding IS630 family transposase has translation MGRRGPRLPDLALTDAERETLQRWARRPKTAQALALRARIVLACAEGVSNMDVSRQLQISPPTVTKWRRRFVADRLEGLSDEPRPGAPRTITDQQVETVIAKTLEEAPPNEDSHWSTRSMANAVGMSQTAISRIWRAFELKPHLVQTWKLSTDPLFVEKVRDVVGLYLDPPENALVLCVDEKSQIQALDRTAPILPVMPTTPARMTHDYVRHGTTSLFAALDVATGSIISQHYRRHRHQEFLKFLKTIDKNTPAELDLHLICDNYATHKTPVIKKWLLRHPRFHVHFTPTSASWLNLVERWFAELTNRKLRRSAHRSVTELEADVRAWIESWNADPTPFVWTKTADEIFQTLAAYCQRINDSRH, from the coding sequence ATGGGTCGTAGAGGTCCGCGTTTGCCCGATTTGGCGTTGACGGACGCTGAACGGGAGACGCTTCAGAGGTGGGCGCGTCGCCCGAAAACCGCGCAGGCGTTGGCGTTGCGGGCACGGATCGTGCTCGCCTGCGCCGAGGGAGTGTCCAACATGGACGTATCGCGGCAGTTGCAGATTTCCCCTCCGACGGTGACGAAGTGGCGCCGCCGCTTTGTCGCTGATCGCCTGGAGGGATTGTCGGACGAGCCCCGGCCGGGTGCCCCGCGCACGATCACTGACCAACAGGTCGAAACCGTGATCGCCAAGACACTGGAGGAGGCGCCGCCGAACGAGGACTCGCATTGGTCGACTCGTTCGATGGCGAACGCGGTCGGGATGTCGCAGACGGCGATTTCCCGGATCTGGCGGGCTTTTGAGCTCAAGCCGCACCTGGTGCAGACCTGGAAGCTCAGCACCGATCCGCTGTTCGTGGAAAAGGTCCGAGACGTCGTCGGCCTCTACCTGGACCCACCGGAAAACGCCCTGGTCCTCTGCGTCGATGAGAAATCCCAGATACAGGCTCTGGATCGCACCGCGCCGATCCTGCCGGTCATGCCCACCACCCCGGCGCGCATGACCCACGACTATGTCCGGCACGGCACCACCAGCCTGTTCGCCGCCCTGGACGTGGCCACCGGATCCATCATCAGCCAGCACTACCGGCGGCACCGCCATCAGGAGTTCCTGAAATTCCTGAAGACCATCGACAAGAACACTCCCGCCGAACTGGACTTGCACCTGATCTGTGATAACTACGCGACGCACAAGACACCCGTGATCAAGAAATGGTTGTTGCGCCACCCGCGCTTCCACGTGCACTTCACCCCCACGAGCGCCTCCTGGCTCAACCTCGTCGAACGGTGGTTCGCCGAGCTGACCAACCGCAAACTCCGCCGATCCGCCCACCGCAGCGTCACCGAACTCGAAGCAGACGTCCGCGCCTGGATCGAATCCTGGAACGCCGACCCCACACCCTTCGTCTGGACCAAGACCGCCGACGAAATCTTCCAAACCCTCGCAGCCTACTGCCAACGAATTAACGACTCACGACACTAG